A genomic window from Promicromonospora sukumoe includes:
- a CDS encoding IclR family transcriptional regulator domain-containing protein has translation MSETVQDAGTRSGEFVQSLERGLAVIRAFGPDRARMALSEVAREAGLSRASARRFLHTLVELGYVVTDGRVFALRPQVLELGYAYLSSLSLPEVAQPHLERLAEDVGESSSVAVLDGAEIVYVARVATHRIMSAAIQVGTRFPAWATSMGRAVLAHLPHGDRDDFLGAVALEPLTPHTIVDRDLLRAELVRVQGQGWALVDQELEEGLRSLAAPLRDRTGRVVGAVNVSAPVRRGAVDDLVAEFLPALLRAAGDIEADLARTRA, from the coding sequence ATGAGCGAGACCGTGCAGGACGCCGGCACCCGGTCGGGTGAGTTCGTGCAGTCCCTGGAGCGAGGGCTGGCGGTGATCCGGGCGTTCGGCCCGGACCGGGCCCGGATGGCCCTGAGCGAGGTCGCGCGCGAGGCCGGGCTGAGCCGCGCGTCGGCCCGACGCTTCCTGCACACCCTGGTCGAGCTCGGCTACGTCGTGACTGACGGACGCGTGTTCGCGCTGCGTCCCCAGGTGCTCGAGCTCGGGTATGCCTACCTGTCCAGCCTCTCGCTGCCGGAGGTGGCGCAGCCCCACCTGGAGCGGCTCGCCGAGGACGTCGGCGAGTCGTCGTCCGTCGCGGTGCTCGACGGCGCCGAGATCGTCTACGTGGCCCGGGTCGCGACGCACCGGATCATGTCGGCGGCGATCCAGGTGGGCACGCGGTTCCCGGCGTGGGCCACCTCGATGGGCCGCGCCGTCCTGGCCCACCTGCCCCACGGGGACCGCGACGACTTCCTGGGCGCCGTGGCCCTGGAGCCGCTCACCCCGCACACCATCGTCGACCGCGACCTGCTCCGTGCGGAGCTGGTCCGGGTGCAGGGCCAGGGCTGGGCGCTCGTCGACCAGGAGCTGGAGGAGGGCCTCCGTTCCCTCGCGGCACCCCTGCGCGACCGGACGGGTCGCGTCGTGGGCGCGGTCAACGTCTCCGCTCCGGTGCGCCGCGGGGCGGTCGACGACCTGGTGGCCGAGTTCCTCCCTGCGCTGCTGCGCGCGGCCGGCGACATCGAGGCGGACCTGGCCCGTACCCGCGCCTGA
- a CDS encoding thiolase family protein, giving the protein MGQAFVYDAVRTPFGRYGGALAGVRPDDLAAFVVGEQVRRAPALDPARVDDVILGNANGAGEENRNVARMAVLLAGLPLSVPGVTVNRLCGSSLDAVVQAARAVETGDADVVVAGGVESMSRAPWVLPKPERAYPAGGAELVSTTLGWRLVNKRMRPDWTVSLGEATERLREKYGVTRERQDEFALRSHRLAHEAWEAGRYDDLVTAYPDADLFRDEPVRPDGTLDKLAALKPSFRTDGGTITAGNASPLTDGASAALIGSESAADFTGLEPLARIAGRASVANEPQYFGYAPVEAVERALAKSGIGWSDVGAVELNEAFAAQSLVCVDAWDVDPEIVNAWGGATALGHPLGASGTRILGTLARRLVAERQRWGVAAICIGVGQGVAVVLENVRAAA; this is encoded by the coding sequence ATGGGACAGGCATTCGTCTACGACGCCGTGCGAACACCGTTCGGACGCTACGGCGGCGCGCTCGCCGGGGTGCGGCCGGACGACCTGGCGGCCTTCGTCGTCGGTGAGCAGGTGCGTCGAGCGCCCGCGCTGGACCCGGCCCGGGTCGACGACGTGATCCTCGGCAACGCGAACGGCGCCGGCGAGGAGAACCGGAACGTGGCCCGGATGGCGGTGCTGCTGGCCGGCCTGCCGCTCTCCGTCCCGGGGGTGACGGTGAACCGGTTGTGCGGGTCGTCGCTGGACGCCGTCGTGCAGGCGGCCCGGGCGGTGGAGACCGGCGACGCCGACGTCGTCGTCGCGGGCGGCGTCGAGTCCATGAGCCGTGCGCCGTGGGTGCTGCCCAAGCCCGAGCGCGCCTACCCCGCGGGTGGCGCCGAGCTGGTCTCCACCACCCTGGGCTGGCGCCTGGTGAACAAGCGGATGCGGCCGGACTGGACGGTCTCCCTCGGCGAGGCGACCGAGCGGTTGCGCGAGAAGTACGGCGTCACGCGCGAACGCCAGGACGAGTTCGCGCTGCGCAGCCACCGGCTCGCCCACGAAGCGTGGGAGGCCGGCCGCTACGACGACCTGGTCACCGCGTACCCGGACGCCGACCTGTTCCGCGACGAGCCCGTGCGCCCCGACGGCACGCTGGACAAGCTGGCCGCGCTGAAGCCCTCGTTCCGGACGGACGGCGGCACCATCACCGCGGGCAACGCCTCCCCGCTGACGGACGGCGCCAGCGCCGCGCTGATCGGGTCGGAGTCCGCGGCGGACTTCACCGGCCTGGAGCCCCTCGCCCGGATCGCGGGCCGCGCGTCGGTCGCGAACGAGCCGCAGTACTTCGGCTACGCACCGGTCGAGGCCGTCGAGCGCGCGCTGGCGAAGAGCGGCATCGGCTGGTCCGACGTCGGCGCCGTCGAGCTCAACGAGGCGTTCGCGGCGCAGTCGCTCGTCTGTGTCGACGCGTGGGACGTCGACCCGGAGATCGTGAATGCGTGGGGCGGCGCGACGGCGCTCGGGCACCCGCTCGGCGCCTCGGGCACGCGCATCCTCGGCACGCTCGCCCGCCGGCTGGTCGCCGAGCGGCAGCGCTGGGGGGTGGCCGCGATCTGCATCGGCGTCGGTCAGGGTGTGGCCGTCGTCCTGGAGAACGTGCGGGCTGCCGCATGA
- a CDS encoding roadblock/LC7 domain-containing protein translates to MTLSTEATNFGWLLDNFVRTVPGSRHTLVVSADGLLMAMSDQLDRTSGDQLAAIVSGMSSLTRGASRQLNGGNVRQAIIEMDNGFLFLMNVSNGSVLGVVAEATCDIGLIGYEMALLVSRTEATLTPQLISEMRGSLPVDGQTRAASVG, encoded by the coding sequence GTGACCCTCAGCACCGAAGCAACCAATTTCGGTTGGCTGCTCGACAACTTCGTGCGTACCGTTCCCGGCAGTCGGCACACGCTCGTCGTGTCGGCAGACGGCCTGCTCATGGCGATGTCCGACCAGCTCGACCGCACGAGCGGCGACCAGCTGGCGGCGATCGTCTCCGGTATGTCAAGCCTCACGCGTGGAGCTTCCCGGCAGCTCAACGGCGGTAACGTCCGTCAGGCGATCATCGAGATGGACAACGGCTTCCTCTTCCTGATGAACGTCTCGAACGGGTCCGTTCTCGGCGTCGTCGCGGAGGCCACGTGCGACATCGGCCTCATCGGCTACGAGATGGCCCTCCTGGTGTCCCGCACGGAGGCCACCCTCACGCCGCAGCTGATCTCGGAGATGCGGGGCAGCCTCCCGGTCGATGGGCAGACCCGAGCCGCCAGCGTGGGATGA
- a CDS encoding AGE family epimerase/isomerase, translating to MNADTTRTAAGSTSTQPASSADAAWRREHFVSLLRFAEASIRTDGAAQWLDDEGHPDTSHPVETWITARMAHTFAVGHLLGVSGAGEYAERAITGLREVLADAEFGGWLAARGEGDELVGTKEAYAHAFVVLASSTGKVAGIAGAAELLTEALDVLDARFWEPERNLHLDERSRDWSSTSDYRGVNANMHSVEALLAAHAATGDPKWLERASAIGDQVVAWAEANEWRIPEHFDASWEPQLEYNADRPRDQFKPYGATPGHGLEWARLLLQIDAEAGTPGQRTAAAAALFDSAVADGWDTDGGGFVYTTDWSGTPVEPRRFHWVAAEGVATANVLARATGDLRYVELEREWWAWIRENLVDTEHGSWHHELDTENRPSGVTWVGKPDVYHAAQAVILPELPLTGSFAASARHVGQILA from the coding sequence GTGAACGCAGACACCACCCGCACTGCCGCGGGCTCCACCAGCACCCAGCCCGCAAGCAGCGCCGACGCGGCATGGCGTCGCGAACATTTCGTGTCGCTGCTGCGTTTCGCCGAGGCCTCGATTCGTACCGACGGCGCCGCCCAGTGGCTCGACGACGAGGGCCACCCGGACACCTCGCACCCGGTGGAGACCTGGATCACGGCGCGGATGGCGCACACCTTCGCCGTCGGGCACCTGCTCGGGGTGAGCGGAGCCGGGGAGTACGCCGAGCGCGCGATCACGGGGCTCCGCGAGGTGCTGGCCGACGCGGAGTTCGGCGGCTGGCTGGCCGCCCGGGGTGAGGGCGACGAGCTGGTGGGGACCAAGGAGGCTTACGCGCACGCGTTCGTGGTGCTCGCGAGCTCGACCGGCAAGGTGGCCGGGATCGCCGGCGCGGCCGAGCTGCTCACGGAGGCGCTCGACGTGCTCGACGCGCGTTTCTGGGAGCCGGAGCGGAACCTGCACCTCGACGAGCGGTCGCGCGACTGGTCGTCGACGTCGGACTACCGGGGCGTGAACGCGAACATGCACTCCGTCGAGGCACTGCTCGCCGCACACGCCGCGACCGGGGACCCGAAGTGGCTGGAGCGCGCCTCGGCGATCGGCGACCAGGTCGTGGCATGGGCCGAAGCCAACGAGTGGCGGATTCCCGAGCACTTCGACGCGAGCTGGGAGCCGCAGCTCGAGTACAACGCGGACCGCCCGCGCGACCAGTTCAAGCCGTACGGCGCCACGCCCGGCCACGGGCTGGAGTGGGCCCGGCTGCTGCTGCAGATCGACGCCGAGGCGGGTACGCCAGGTCAGCGGACCGCGGCTGCCGCCGCGCTCTTCGACAGCGCTGTCGCCGACGGCTGGGACACCGACGGCGGTGGCTTCGTCTACACGACGGACTGGTCCGGCACGCCGGTCGAACCCCGCCGGTTCCACTGGGTCGCCGCCGAGGGCGTGGCCACGGCCAACGTGCTGGCCCGTGCCACCGGGGACCTCCGCTACGTCGAGCTCGAGCGCGAGTGGTGGGCCTGGATCCGCGAGAACCTGGTCGACACCGAGCACGGCTCGTGGCACCACGAGCTCGACACCGAGAACCGCCCGTCCGGGGTCACCTGGGTCGGCAAGCCCGACGTCTACCACGCGGCACAGGCCGTGATCCTGCCGGAGCTCCCGCTCACGGGCTCGTTCGCGGCGTCGGCCCGGCACGTGGGGCAGATCCTGGCCTGA
- a CDS encoding sulfate/molybdate ABC transporter ATP-binding protein, with protein sequence MSLSLSAHLPERDVRIDLEVADGETVALLGPNGAGKSTLLAVAAGLLRPRDGRVTLDDRTLTHVEAGRTRTWVPPHARQVALLAQDPLLFPHLSVRHNIAFGPRSRGVPQRTAAAEADRWLDRIGLPDLGGRRPAAVSGGQAQRVAVARALAAEPRLLLLDEPMAALDVDVTPALRHLLREVLAERTVVIATHDVLDALLLADRVVVLDGGRVVEQGPTREVLSRPRSAFAARIAGLNIASGTWSADDDAVRTTAGDLVHGRLHDDGGGADRVVPTTGTPMVAAFRPSAVSVFPARATGSPRNSWPVTVTALEPQGDLVRVRAGRLSADITPQAAADLAITPGDPVWFTVKATEVDLYPA encoded by the coding sequence GTGAGCCTCTCCCTCTCCGCGCACCTGCCCGAGCGCGACGTCCGGATCGACCTGGAGGTCGCCGACGGCGAGACGGTCGCCCTGCTCGGCCCGAACGGCGCCGGGAAGTCCACGCTGCTGGCCGTCGCGGCGGGCCTGCTGCGCCCGCGCGACGGCCGGGTGACCCTCGACGACCGCACGCTCACCCACGTCGAGGCGGGCAGGACCCGGACCTGGGTGCCGCCGCACGCCCGGCAGGTGGCCCTGCTCGCGCAGGACCCGCTGCTCTTCCCGCACCTCTCGGTGCGGCACAACATCGCGTTCGGCCCTCGCTCCCGCGGCGTCCCGCAGCGGACGGCGGCCGCGGAGGCGGACCGCTGGCTCGACCGGATCGGCCTGCCCGACCTCGGCGGGCGTCGCCCCGCGGCCGTCTCGGGCGGGCAGGCCCAGCGGGTCGCGGTCGCCCGCGCGCTCGCCGCGGAGCCGCGACTGCTGCTGCTCGACGAGCCCATGGCCGCGCTCGACGTCGACGTCACGCCCGCCCTGCGGCACCTGCTGCGCGAGGTCCTCGCCGAGCGGACCGTCGTCATCGCCACGCACGACGTGCTGGACGCGCTCCTGCTCGCCGACCGCGTCGTCGTGCTCGACGGCGGCCGCGTCGTCGAGCAGGGCCCGACGCGCGAGGTGCTGTCCCGGCCCAGGAGCGCCTTCGCGGCCAGGATCGCGGGCCTGAACATCGCGTCGGGCACCTGGTCCGCCGACGACGACGCCGTCCGCACCACCGCAGGCGACCTGGTCCACGGCCGCCTGCACGACGACGGCGGGGGCGCCGACCGCGTGGTGCCCACGACCGGGACCCCGATGGTCGCCGCGTTCCGGCCGTCGGCGGTCTCGGTGTTCCCCGCGCGCGCCACGGGCTCCCCGCGCAACTCGTGGCCGGTGACGGTCACGGCGCTCGAACCCCAGGGCGACCTCGTCCGGGTGCGGGCCGGCCGCCTGAGCGCGGACATCACGCCCCAGGCCGCCGCCGACCTCGCGATCACGCCGGGTGACCCGGTGTGGTTCACCGTCAAGGCGACCGAGGTCGACCTGTACCCGGCGTGA
- a CDS encoding DUF742 domain-containing protein, whose product MTYAPFGSQGQGDVRETSTVRPYAVTGGRVRSELSDLPLEALVEVLPGAVSSFGLPPEKRAILQHAAHTYVSIAELSALLRLPLGVVRILVADMQEEGHVTVHTSTPVNVHTGHGSSNSGLSLSVLESVLNGISAL is encoded by the coding sequence ATGACGTACGCACCTTTCGGTTCCCAGGGGCAGGGGGACGTCCGTGAGACGTCCACCGTGCGCCCCTACGCGGTCACCGGAGGCCGGGTGCGGTCGGAGCTGTCCGACCTGCCGCTCGAGGCCCTCGTGGAGGTTCTTCCCGGGGCAGTCAGCAGTTTCGGGCTGCCTCCGGAGAAGCGCGCGATCCTCCAGCACGCCGCGCACACGTACGTGTCGATCGCCGAGCTCTCGGCCCTTCTGCGGCTGCCCCTGGGTGTCGTCCGGATTCTTGTGGCGGACATGCAGGAGGAAGGGCACGTCACCGTGCACACCTCGACACCGGTTAACGTCCACACAGGCCACGGCAGCTCGAACTCGGGCCTGTCGCTGAGCGTCTTGGAGAGTGTTCTGAATGGCATTTCCGCCCTCTGA
- a CDS encoding GTP-binding protein produces MQQAPASNAGAQSAPGAQPAGERTAPTVVKIVVAGGFAVGKTTFIGSISDVEPLNTEAAMTEHSVGVDDAGGVTDRKTTTTVAMDFGRVELPGNLWLYLFGTPGQDRFLFMWDDLVRGAIGAVVLVDTDRLEQCFPAIDYFESRNIPFVVGVNCFDGVAKHRLEDVREALQIPSHVPMLYTDARSRAATKQTLIALVQLAMRQLRSGAQAQG; encoded by the coding sequence ATGCAGCAGGCTCCTGCGAGCAACGCCGGGGCGCAGTCCGCCCCGGGCGCGCAGCCCGCGGGCGAGCGCACCGCGCCGACCGTCGTCAAGATCGTCGTGGCCGGTGGCTTCGCGGTGGGCAAGACGACGTTCATCGGCTCGATCTCCGACGTCGAGCCGCTCAACACCGAGGCTGCCATGACGGAGCACTCGGTCGGCGTGGACGACGCCGGTGGCGTCACCGACCGCAAGACCACCACCACGGTGGCCATGGACTTCGGCCGCGTGGAGCTGCCGGGCAACCTGTGGCTGTACCTGTTCGGTACCCCGGGCCAGGACCGCTTCCTCTTCATGTGGGACGACCTGGTGCGCGGTGCGATCGGTGCCGTCGTGCTGGTCGACACGGACCGCTTGGAGCAGTGCTTCCCGGCGATCGACTACTTCGAGTCGCGCAACATCCCGTTCGTCGTGGGCGTCAACTGCTTCGACGGCGTGGCCAAGCACCGGCTCGAGGACGTGCGCGAGGCACTGCAGATCCCCTCGCACGTGCCGATGCTCTACACCGACGCACGCTCGCGTGCGGCGACCAAGCAGACGCTGATCGCGCTGGTCCAGCTCGCGATGCGCCAGCTTCGCTCCGGCGCGCAGGCGCAGGGCTGA
- a CDS encoding 3-oxoacid CoA-transferase subunit A, which yields MSVQVARTAREAVGDIADGATVMIGGFGPAGQPVELIEALLEQGAGDLVVVSNNAGNGEDALARLILERRVRKIVCSFPRQVDSWHFDAAYRAGEIELELVPQGNLAERIRAAGAGLGGFFTPTGFGTPLAEGKETRVVDGVPMVLESPLRADVALVKAFRADGAGNLVYRRTARNFGPVMATAARRTVAQVSEVVPTGSIDPETVVTPGIYVDAVVALDSVTTLAGAPSGARGADA from the coding sequence ATGAGCGTCCAGGTCGCGCGGACCGCGCGGGAGGCGGTGGGCGACATCGCCGACGGCGCCACGGTGATGATCGGCGGCTTCGGTCCGGCGGGTCAGCCCGTCGAACTGATCGAGGCGCTCCTGGAGCAGGGCGCCGGCGACCTCGTCGTCGTCTCCAACAACGCGGGCAACGGCGAGGACGCGCTCGCCCGGCTGATCCTCGAACGCCGCGTACGGAAGATCGTGTGCTCGTTCCCCCGTCAGGTGGACTCGTGGCACTTCGACGCCGCGTACCGCGCGGGCGAGATCGAGCTCGAGCTGGTGCCGCAGGGCAACCTGGCCGAGCGCATCCGTGCCGCCGGGGCCGGCCTGGGCGGCTTCTTCACACCGACCGGCTTCGGCACACCCCTCGCCGAGGGCAAGGAGACCCGCGTGGTCGACGGCGTCCCGATGGTCCTGGAGTCGCCGCTGCGCGCCGACGTCGCCCTGGTCAAGGCCTTCCGGGCCGACGGCGCCGGCAACCTCGTCTATCGCAGGACTGCCCGGAACTTCGGCCCCGTGATGGCCACGGCGGCGCGCCGGACGGTGGCGCAGGTAAGTGAGGTCGTGCCGACCGGGTCGATCGATCCCGAGACCGTGGTCACCCCCGGTATATATGTCGACGCCGTCGTGGCGCTCGACAGCGTGACCACGTTGGCCGGAGCGCCGTCCGGAGCCCGGGGTGCGGACGCATGA
- a CDS encoding 3-oxoacid CoA-transferase subunit B gives MSAETIPSGPRSGSPLSKAELAARVAADIEPGSYVNLGIGLPTLVADHLPGDSGITLHTENGLLGMGPSPEPADADPELINAGKIPVTELPGASYFHQADSFAMMRGGHIDVCVLGAFQVSTAGDLANWSTGRPGAVPAVGGAMDLAVGARRSVVMMTLLTKDGRPKLVPECTLPLTGVGCVSRIYSDVAVIDVGPGVPGGGDARVVETYGITHGELEELLGLRLG, from the coding sequence ATGAGCGCCGAGACGATCCCGTCCGGGCCGCGGAGCGGGTCCCCCCTGTCCAAGGCGGAGCTCGCGGCGCGCGTTGCCGCCGACATCGAGCCGGGCTCCTACGTGAACCTGGGCATAGGTCTGCCGACGCTCGTGGCCGACCACCTGCCCGGTGACTCGGGCATCACGCTGCACACGGAGAACGGGCTGCTCGGGATGGGCCCGTCGCCCGAGCCGGCCGACGCCGACCCCGAGCTCATCAACGCGGGCAAGATCCCGGTGACCGAGCTGCCCGGTGCGTCGTACTTCCACCAGGCCGACTCGTTCGCCATGATGCGCGGCGGTCACATCGACGTCTGCGTGCTGGGGGCGTTCCAGGTGTCGACGGCGGGGGACCTGGCCAACTGGTCCACCGGCCGACCCGGAGCGGTGCCCGCGGTGGGCGGGGCGATGGACCTGGCGGTGGGCGCGCGGCGCAGCGTCGTCATGATGACGCTCCTGACCAAGGACGGCCGGCCCAAGCTGGTGCCCGAGTGCACACTGCCGCTCACCGGGGTGGGCTGCGTGTCCCGGATCTACAGCGACGTCGCGGTGATCGACGTCGGGCCCGGAGTGCCGGGCGGCGGGGACGCACGGGTCGTCGAGACGTACGGGATCACGCACGGGGAGCTCGAGGAACTGCTCGGGCTCCGCCTGGGCTAG
- a CDS encoding GMC oxidoreductase: MDYDVLVIGSGFGGSVAALRLTEKGYRVGVLEAGRRFADDEFAKNSWHLRQFLWAPALGCYGIQRVRLLRNVLCLTGAGVGGGSLVYANTLYRPLDPFYADPAWSHIADWKSELAPYYDQAERMLGVVRYHGRSPADDVIRSVADDMGVGDTFRPTRVGVYFGPGGAEAPTPGRTDADPFFGGAGPERTGCVECGECMTGCRHGAKNTLVKNYLYLAERAGAVVHPLTTADVVRPLPDARGGGYEIRAHRTGRRWAGRRTFTARQVVFAAGTLGTQRLLHAMKDAGTLPGLSGRLGHLTRTNSEALLGAMTHKVGSTDYSRGLAITSSFYPNESTHIEPVRYGHGSNVMAALQHILVDGGPRRFLRWFGEMRKNLRWLPVLMDWRRWSERTVIALVMQAHDNSLTTLTRRSPFGRYMTSRQGTGAPNPSWIPEGHEAVRRMADTMGDDGVEGIAGGTIGDPFNIPLTAHILGGCAIGSDAGNGVVDPYLRMYGHEGLHVMDGSAVTANLGVNPSLTITAQAERACALWPNAGEQDARPALGSAYRRVGAVRPVAPVVPEAAPAALRLPIVGIS; this comes from the coding sequence ATGGACTACGACGTCTTGGTGATCGGCTCAGGCTTCGGCGGCAGCGTGGCCGCCCTCCGGCTCACGGAGAAGGGCTACAGGGTGGGCGTCCTCGAGGCGGGCCGCCGGTTCGCCGACGACGAGTTCGCCAAGAACTCGTGGCACCTGAGGCAGTTCCTCTGGGCGCCGGCGCTGGGGTGCTACGGGATCCAGCGGGTGCGCTTGCTGCGCAACGTCCTGTGCCTGACAGGCGCGGGCGTCGGCGGCGGCTCGCTGGTGTACGCGAACACCCTCTACCGACCCCTGGACCCGTTCTACGCCGACCCCGCCTGGTCGCACATCGCCGACTGGAAGTCCGAACTGGCGCCGTACTACGACCAGGCGGAACGCATGCTCGGCGTCGTCCGGTACCACGGCCGCTCCCCCGCGGACGACGTCATCCGGTCCGTCGCGGACGACATGGGCGTCGGCGACACGTTCCGTCCCACCCGGGTGGGCGTGTACTTCGGGCCGGGCGGCGCGGAGGCGCCGACGCCGGGCCGGACGGATGCGGACCCCTTCTTCGGCGGGGCGGGGCCGGAGCGGACGGGCTGCGTCGAATGCGGCGAGTGCATGACCGGCTGCCGGCACGGCGCCAAGAACACCCTGGTCAAGAACTACCTCTACCTCGCGGAGCGCGCGGGTGCCGTGGTGCACCCGCTCACCACGGCCGACGTCGTGCGGCCGCTGCCCGACGCGCGCGGCGGCGGCTACGAGATCCGCGCACACCGCACCGGCAGGAGGTGGGCCGGCCGGCGCACGTTCACGGCCCGGCAGGTGGTGTTCGCGGCCGGCACGCTCGGCACGCAGCGCCTGCTGCACGCGATGAAGGACGCCGGAACGCTGCCGGGGCTGTCGGGCCGGCTCGGCCACCTCACCCGCACCAACTCCGAGGCGCTGCTCGGCGCGATGACGCACAAGGTGGGCTCGACGGACTACTCGCGCGGGCTCGCGATCACGTCGTCGTTCTACCCGAATGAGAGCACCCACATCGAGCCGGTGAGGTACGGCCACGGCTCCAACGTCATGGCGGCGCTCCAGCACATCCTCGTCGACGGCGGGCCGCGCCGGTTCCTGCGCTGGTTCGGCGAGATGCGCAAGAACCTCAGGTGGCTGCCGGTGCTGATGGACTGGCGCCGCTGGTCCGAGCGGACGGTCATCGCCCTGGTCATGCAGGCGCACGACAACTCGCTGACGACGCTGACGAGGCGTTCGCCGTTCGGCCGGTACATGACGTCCCGGCAGGGCACCGGGGCGCCCAACCCGAGCTGGATCCCCGAGGGCCACGAGGCGGTACGCCGCATGGCCGACACGATGGGCGACGACGGCGTCGAGGGGATCGCCGGGGGCACCATCGGCGACCCCTTCAACATCCCGCTGACCGCGCACATCCTCGGGGGCTGTGCCATCGGGTCCGACGCCGGGAACGGCGTCGTCGACCCCTACCTGCGGATGTACGGGCACGAGGGCCTGCACGTGATGGACGGCTCCGCCGTGACCGCGAACCTCGGGGTGAACCCGTCGCTGACCATCACGGCGCAGGCCGAGCGGGCGTGCGCGCTGTGGCCCAACGCCGGCGAGCAGGACGCCCGGCCCGCGCTCGGGTCGGCCTACCGGCGGGTCGGGGCCGTACGCCCCGTGGCACCGGTCGTGCCCGAGGCGGCCCCGGCGGCGCTCCGCCTGCCCATCGTGGGGATCAGCTAG